The Kitasatospora albolonga nucleotide sequence GGCAACTCGGCCACCTGGGAACCCGCCAGGCTGCTGGAGACGGGGACGACGACCCTGCTGGTCGCGGCCCTCGGCGCCGCGCTGACCACGGCGCTCGCCCTGCCGGTCGGGGTCATGGCCGCCCGCTACCGGGGCCGCGTCGCGCATCTGCTGGAGCAGGCGGCGTACGCCGGACACGCCGTGCCCGGCATCACCGTCGCTCTCGCCCTGGTCTTCCTCGCGGTGCGCTACGCCTACCCCCTCTACCAGGAACTGCCGTTGCTCGTCCTCGCGTACGCGGTGCTCTTCCTCCCGGTGGCCGTCGGTGCGACGCGGGCCGCCGTCCTCCAGTGCCCGCCGGTCCTGGAGGACGTGGCCCGCTCGCTGGGCCGGGGGCCGCTGCGGGTGCTGCGGGAGGTGACGGTGCCGCTCGCCGCGCCCGGGGTGGCCGCGGGGGCCGCGCTCACCTTCGTGGTCTGCATGAAGGAGCTGCCCGCCACCCTGCTGCTGCGCCCCACGGGCATGGACACGCTGGCCACCCGGCTGTGGACCGAGACCGGCACCGCCTCCTACGCGGCGGCTGCCCCGTACGCCGCCGTCCTCGTCCTGATCGCCGCCGTCCCCGCGTACCTCCTCGGAAGGCACCGCACATGAGCGACCTGCACATCACCGGCCTGACCCACTCCTACGCCCCCGGCGCCCGGATTCTGGACGGGCTGGACCTCACCGTCCCCGGCGGGCGGCTGGCCGCCGTGCTGGGCCCCTCCGGCTGCGGGAAGACCACCATGCTGCGGGTCGTGGCGGGGTTCCTGCGTCCGGACGCCGGTACGGTCGAGCTCGACGGGCGGACCGTCACGGGTCCCGGCGTCCATCTCCCTCCGGAGCGGCGCAGGATCGGGATCGTCCCGCAGGAGGGCGCGCTCTTCCCCCACCTCAGCGTCGCCCGCAACGTGGCCTTCGGGCTGACACACCGGACACGTGCCGAGCGCAGCCGTCGTACGGAGGAGATGCTCGAACTCGTCGGCCTGCCCGGCTACGGGCCCCGTATGCCCCACGAGCTCTCGGGCGGTCAGCAGCAACGGGTCTCCCTCGCCCGCGCGCTGGCCCCGGCGCCCGCCCTCGTCCTGTTGGACGAACCGTTCAACGCCCTCGACAGCGCCCTGCGCGCCGGGGTGCGGGCCGACGTCCGGGCGGCGCTCCGGGCGACCGGGGCCACCGGCGTCCTGGTCACCCACGACCAGCAGGAAGCCCTGTCGACCGCGGATCTGGTGGCGGTCGTACGGTCGGGCCGGGTCGCCCAGTGCGGCACACCGCAGGAGGTCTACCGCAGGCCCGCCGATCCCTGGGTGGCGGGCTTCGTCGGCGGTGCCGTGCTGCTGCCCGGCACCGGAGAGGGCTCCACGGCCCGGACCGCCCTGGGCCCCGTCCCCCTGGAGGTCCCGGCCGACGGGGACGGCGGGACCGTCGTACTGCGCCCCGAGCAACTCGCCCTCACCGCCCCGCCGTCGGACGACACGGCACGCGCCACGGTGGCGGACGTCTCGTTCCACGGGGCCGACACGCTGGTGAGCGTCCTCGTGCCGGGGGTGGACGCCCTGGTGCAGGTGCGCGCCACCGGTCCGGTGGACCGGCGCCCCGGCGACCCGGTCGGGATCGCCGTCACCGGGACCGCCACCCTGCACCCGCACCGCACCGCCCGCGAACGGTAGGGCCGCGTGGGTGCGGTGGGGTGCTCGCGGCGCTCGTGGGTACGGTGCGCGGCGGAGGATTCCGGACAGCTTCGGGAGGTGAGTGAGGCCACACCCTTTGGGGTTTGACGGGAAATCCTTCACCGAATGGACGCCATTGCTTCAAAAACTTCCGATGCGATCCCGTTTCGTCACCCAAACAGCAAGATCAACATCGTTGAACCCTGCACTGCCCGCTTCACCCTGTCCGTATGGCGGTGAACCGGCCCTCCGCGACTACTGCTTCCCCCGCATATCGCTGTAGGCATATGCCGACACGGCCCGCCGGGCGCGCCGACCCCGACCATGTCGAGCGCGCCGCCGGTGACATGCCATCACTCAAGGGAAGTCCGGAGGCGTCCGCCTTCGGTTCCCGCTCACCACCGCCGTACCTGGGGGGACTTTCCCATGCCTCAACTCACCCGTCGCCGCACCCTCGGTGCCGCCGCGACCGCTCTGACCGGCCTCGTCCTGACCGGCTTCGCGCAGGCGGCCGGAGGGTCGACCGACCTCCGGACCACAGGCGAGAAGCGCCCCGAGGGGCACGAGGCCCACGGGGGACATGAGGGACACACGGGGCACGCAGCCCCGCAGCCGTTCAGCGAAACCTTCCAGGGGCGCCGCATAGAGGGCGCCCCCTCCCACGCCGACGGGCATCACGGCGGCTACACCGTGCTGGTCGACGGCGAGGAACTGCATGTGATGCGGAACGCGGACAACACCTGGGTCAGCGTCATCAACCACTACGAGACGTTCGCGACCCCGCGCGCGGTCGCCCGGGCGGCCGTGATCGAGCTCCAGGGCTCCGAACTCGTACCCCTGGCCTGATCCCCACGCCCGCCCGCGCATCCGCGCGATTCCGCTGACCTTTTCCTGAACCGGGGAGCAACCTCATGACCGTACGCAAGAACCAGGCGAGCCTCACCACCGCCGAGAAGCGGAGCTTCGTCGACGCGCTCCTGGAGCTCAAGCGCACCGGCCAGTACGACACGTTCGTCACCACGCACAACGCCTTCATCATGAGCGACACCGACAACGGCGACCGGGTGGGCCACCGGTCACCGTCCTTCCTGCCCTGGCACCGCAGATTCCTCATACAGTTCGAGCAGGCGCTCCAGGCCATCGACCCCTCCGTCGCACTCCCCTACTGGGACTGGACGGTGGACCGTACCGTCGGGGCCTCCCTGTGGGCGCCCGACTTCCTCGGAGGCACCGGCCGCGCCAGGGACGGGCAGGTCGCCGAGGGGCCGTTCGCCGTCAGCGGCGGCAGGTGGCCGGTCACGGTGACGGTCGACGGGCGCGGCTTCCTCCGCCGCGCCCTGGGGTCCGGCGTACCGCAGCTGCCGACCCGCTCGGAGGTCGACTCGGTCCTCGCGATGCCCACGTACGACACCGCGCCCTGGAACAGCGCGTCGGACGGCTTCCGCAACCACCTCGAAGGCTGGCGCGGCGTCAATCTCCACAACCGGGTGCATGTGTGGGTGGGCGGCCAGATGGCCACCGGGGCCTCGCCCAACGACCCGGTGTTCTGGCTGCACCACGCGTTCATCGACCGGCTCTGGGCACAGTGGCAGGCGCGCCACCCCCGCTCCACCTACCTGCCGGGCGCGCGGACCAGGAACGTCGTGGGCCTCGACGACGTCATGCGCCCGTGGAACGACGTGACGCCCGCCGACATGCTGGATCACACGAGGTACTACACCTTCGACACCGTTTCGTAGCACCGCACTTGGCGGTCCGGGGCCCCGGGGGGGGGCTGGTGGACCCGGGGGGCCGGGGGCTCGGGAAACGGGTGGCAGGTGGCAGGTGGCAGGTGGCAGGTGAAATGAACCGCGTCGGTTGAATGACGGGGATCGCCCAGAGTGTTGACGGTGCACACATGGCGCGTTACCTTCAGCCGCACAACCCGGCACCACGCTCTCGAAACCGGCAGTTCAGTACGACCTTTCCCCATCACCCCCCGGCCCCACTCCCCCTGCCCAGGAGACAAAGCCGCACATGGACTCTCCCCTCGCCACCGTCCTGCTCCCGCTCGCCCTCGCCATCATCATGTTCGGGCTGGGCCTGTCCCTGACAGCCGACGACTTCCGCCGGGTGCGTCGGCATCCACGCGCCGTCGTCGTAGCGCTGTTCTGCCAGGCGCTGCTTCTGCCCGCCGTGTGTTTCGGTCTGGTCATCGCCTTCGACCTCTCCCCCGTGCTCGCCGTCGGCATGATGCTGCTGGCCGCCTCTCCCGGCGGGACGACGGCCAACCTCTTCAGCCACCTCTTCGGCGGTGACGTGGCGCTGAACGTCACGCTCACGGCGATCAACGCCGTGGTGGCCGTCGTGACGCTGCCGATCATCACCAACCTCGCCCTGCTCCACTTCGAGCCGGGCATCGGGCAGGACGGCGTCGGGCTGCAGTTCGGCAAAGCGCTCCAGGTCCTGGCCCTGGTGCTCGCGCCGGTGGTGATCGGCCTGCTGGTGCGCCGACGTTCGGAGGAGTTCGCGCGGCGCATGGACCGTCCGGTGCGTCACCTGTCGGTCGTCGTCCTCGTCGCGGTGATCATCGGCGCCGTGGTGGCCGAGCGGAACAACATCGCCGACTACCTCGTGGACGCGGGGCCCGTAGCGCTTCTCTTCTGTGTGCTGAGCCTGGCCACGGGATACTTCGTGCCGCGCCTGGCACGCGTCGGCAAACGGCAGGCGATCGCCTGTTCCATGGAGATCGGCGTGCACAACAGCGCGGTCGCCATGACGCTGGCGATCAGCGTGCTCGGCAGCGTCGGCCTGGCCGTGCCCTCCGCCGTCTACGGCGTACTCGCCTACCCCGTCGCGGCGCTCGCCGGGCTGCTGATGACCCGTGTCGGCAACCGGCGCCCCACGGAGGAAGCCGCGCCGGTCGGCTGACGACCGGCGGCGCTCACCGCTCGATGCTCACCACTCACCGCTCACCGCTCGCTGCCGGGCAGTCCTCCAGGTCGTCTCAGTCGCCCCGCAGGGCTGTCCTGAGGGCATCGACGGCGAGGGTACGGGCGACGTTGGCCGCACGGGTGTCGCGCAGGCTGTCCAGGAGCAGGAAGTCGTGGACCATGCCCGCCACGCGGACGGAGGTCACGTCCACCCCGGCTTCGCGCAGCCTGTTGGCGTACATCTCCCCCTCGTCACGCAGGACGTCGGCCTCGTCGGTGATGACCAGGGTGGTGGGCAGCCCCTTGAGCTGGTCCAGGGAGGCCCGCAGCGGGGAGGCGTACACCTCGGTGCGGGCGGCGGGGTCGGGGATGTAGGCGTCCCAGAACCACTTCATGCCGTCGCGGGTGAGGTAGTAGCCCTCGGCGAACTGGAGGTAGGACGGGGTGTCGAAGTCGGCGTCGGTCACCGGGTAGAGCAGGACCTGTGCCTTGAGGCCGATCCCACCGCGCTCCTTGTTCATCAGCGCGAACACCGCGGACATGCAGCCGCCGACCGACTCTCCGGTGACGGCGATCCGCGAGGTGTCCAGACCGTGCTCCGCGCCGTGCTCCAGCACCCACTGGCCCACGGCGTAGTTCTGCTCCACCTGGGTGGGGTACCTGGCCTCGGGCGCACGGTCGTAGACGGGGAAGACACCCGCCGCACCGGCGCCGACGGCGAGTTCGCGGAAGAGACGGTCGTGGGTCCTGTCGTCGCCGAAGACCCAGCCTGCGCCGTGGATGTAGAACACCACCGGCAGCGCCCCGGTGGTCCCCTCGGGCCGGATGATCCGGGTACGGACCGTGCCCCACTGGCCCGCGTCCACATCGACCCACTCCTCGTCGACGTCCGGACGGGGCACGCTCTCGTCGCTCTGCAGGCCGAGCAGAAGGTCACGGCCCTTCTCCGGAGGCACCTCGTAGATCCGCGGATGCGGGTCCGTGGCCTCGCACAGCTCCTTCGCCTCGGGTTCCAGGTAGGGGGTGATCGGAGGAGGTAGATCAGTCATGTCAGCTCCATGTCGTGGGCACACCATGCGCCCCGTCCGCAGCACACCTGCCCGCCCCCTTGCCTGCCCTGTTCACAGCACACACGTGTGCCCTGTCCACGTGGCCCATCGGCTGCTGAAGCCATGCACACCCCAGACGGCAACGGCCGATTCCATACTTCGTGCCCCATTCGCCCCCCGCAACCCGCGCGGTGACCTGTCGGGCGCTCATGCCGCAGTGGCCCGATGAGCGGGAGCAGCCGGGAGGCAGCGGGGGTGACGGCGGCCCCCGGCACTCCGCCGGGTGGGGGTGAGCCCGTGACGTGACCGGGAGTCGGGGGCCCGATCCGGCCCGGCCCGATCCGGTTCAGCCCGGCTCAGCCATGGCGATGTTCGGCGGCTTCCCCTGACGCGCTCCCGCCTGATGCACTCCCGTCCGATGCACTCCCGTCCGATGCGCTCTCGCCCGATGCGCTCTCGTCGTTGAGGAGAAGGATCTTGCCGACGTGGCCGCCGGCTTCCATGAGACGGTGGCCTTCGGCGGCATCGGCCATGGACACCGTCCGGTCGACGACCAGTCGCACGGAGCCGTTCTCGATCAGGGGCCAGACGTTCTTCTGGACCTCGGCGACGATCTCGGCCTTCTGCTCCTTCGACCGGGTACGCAGCGTGGTGCCGTGCACGGACACCCGCTTGAAGACGATCTCGGCAAGGTTGAGCGAGCCCTCCAGGCCCTTCTGGAGACCGATGACGACCAGCCGCCCGTCGGCGGCCAGCGAACGGACGTTGCGCTCGAGGTAGTCGCCGCCGATGACATCGAGGATCACGTCATAGGGGCCGTGCTTGGCGAAGTCGTCGGTACGGTGGTCGATCGCTTCGTCGGCACCCAACTCCCGGGCACGGGCGGCTCTTCCGGGCCCGCCGACCGTGGTGACGACCCGGGCGCCGAGCGCCTTGGCGATCTGGATCGCCATCGTGCCCACACCGCCGACACCTCCGTGCACGAGGAGCGTCTCGCCCGCCTTCAGGCCCGCGGTCATGACGATGTTGGACCAGACCGTGGCGGTGACCTCGGGAAGCCCCGCCGCCTCCACCAGACCGACCCCCTCAGGAACGGTGAGCAGTTGACCGGCGGGAACGGCGACCTTCTGCGCGTAACCGCCCCCGGTCAGCAGCGCACAGACCTCGTCGCCCACCTGCCATCCGGTGACCCCCTCACCGAGGGCGCCGATACGGCCCGAAACCTCGAGCCCCGGGTAGGGCGAGGTACCCGGCGGCAACGGATACAGGCCCTGCCGCTGCATGACATCGGCCCGGTTCAGCGCACTGGCCACCACATCGACGACCACCTCGCCGGGGCCGGGCGAAGGGTCCTCGGCCTCCACCCACTCCAGCACCTCGGGACCGCCCGGCTCCTTGATCGACACAGCCTTCATGACATTTCCCTCCGCACAGGAACAGAATGTTTACAGTCCATACATTACGTTCGGGAGTGTGCACCGTCAACATTAGGGCGGCCGCCGAGGGGCCTACACAGGCGCCGGAGATGCAGCTAGCGCGCCGGAGTCGCGTTCACATCGGCGACAACGCGGCGGGCGAGGCGTTCGGAGGACGCCGGGTTCTGCCCGGTGTACAGGTCCCGGTCCACGACCACGTACGGCCGCAACGGCAGACGCCCCTTGGAGTACTCCGCCCCGCTCGCCCGTAGCCGGTCCTCCAGCAACCAGATGACCTTACGGCCGAAACTGTTGAACTTCCCCTCCAGGTTCGACAGCCCCGTCATCCGGTACCCCGCGAACGGCCACGCCCCGCCCTCACCCTTCGCGGCGAACGCGGCCGCCGGGGCGTGACACAGCAGCGCGAGCGGTCGGCCCGAAGCGAGCACCCGGGTCAGCAGCGCACCGACACCGGGTCCACCGCCAGATCCTCCATCGGACCGTGCCCACCGGGATAGAACACCACGTCGAACTCGTCCGGATCGATCTCGCCCAGCACCCGGGGATGCTTCAACTCCGCGTCGATCCGGTCGAGATACGCGGCCACCTCACGCAACGTCGATGGCCGGCCCGCCGTCCGCGACATGCTCAGCCGGTCC carries:
- a CDS encoding ABC transporter ATP-binding protein; the encoded protein is MSDLHITGLTHSYAPGARILDGLDLTVPGGRLAAVLGPSGCGKTTMLRVVAGFLRPDAGTVELDGRTVTGPGVHLPPERRRIGIVPQEGALFPHLSVARNVAFGLTHRTRAERSRRTEEMLELVGLPGYGPRMPHELSGGQQQRVSLARALAPAPALVLLDEPFNALDSALRAGVRADVRAALRATGATGVLVTHDQQEALSTADLVAVVRSGRVAQCGTPQEVYRRPADPWVAGFVGGAVLLPGTGEGSTARTALGPVPLEVPADGDGGTVVLRPEQLALTAPPSDDTARATVADVSFHGADTLVSVLVPGVDALVQVRATGPVDRRPGDPVGIAVTGTATLHPHRTARER
- a CDS encoding tyrosinase, whose translation is MPQLTRRRTLGAAATALTGLVLTGFAQAAGGSTDLRTTGEKRPEGHEAHGGHEGHTGHAAPQPFSETFQGRRIEGAPSHADGHHGGYTVLVDGEELHVMRNADNTWVSVINHYETFATPRAVARAAVIELQGSELVPLA
- a CDS encoding tyrosinase, encoding MTVRKNQASLTTAEKRSFVDALLELKRTGQYDTFVTTHNAFIMSDTDNGDRVGHRSPSFLPWHRRFLIQFEQALQAIDPSVALPYWDWTVDRTVGASLWAPDFLGGTGRARDGQVAEGPFAVSGGRWPVTVTVDGRGFLRRALGSGVPQLPTRSEVDSVLAMPTYDTAPWNSASDGFRNHLEGWRGVNLHNRVHVWVGGQMATGASPNDPVFWLHHAFIDRLWAQWQARHPRSTYLPGARTRNVVGLDDVMRPWNDVTPADMLDHTRYYTFDTVS
- a CDS encoding bile acid:sodium symporter — encoded protein: MDSPLATVLLPLALAIIMFGLGLSLTADDFRRVRRHPRAVVVALFCQALLLPAVCFGLVIAFDLSPVLAVGMMLLAASPGGTTANLFSHLFGGDVALNVTLTAINAVVAVVTLPIITNLALLHFEPGIGQDGVGLQFGKALQVLALVLAPVVIGLLVRRRSEEFARRMDRPVRHLSVVVLVAVIIGAVVAERNNIADYLVDAGPVALLFCVLSLATGYFVPRLARVGKRQAIACSMEIGVHNSAVAMTLAISVLGSVGLAVPSAVYGVLAYPVAALAGLLMTRVGNRRPTEEAAPVG
- a CDS encoding esterase; its protein translation is MTDLPPPITPYLEPEAKELCEATDPHPRIYEVPPEKGRDLLLGLQSDESVPRPDVDEEWVDVDAGQWGTVRTRIIRPEGTTGALPVVFYIHGAGWVFGDDRTHDRLFRELAVGAGAAGVFPVYDRAPEARYPTQVEQNYAVGQWVLEHGAEHGLDTSRIAVTGESVGGCMSAVFALMNKERGGIGLKAQVLLYPVTDADFDTPSYLQFAEGYYLTRDGMKWFWDAYIPDPAARTEVYASPLRASLDQLKGLPTTLVITDEADVLRDEGEMYANRLREAGVDVTSVRVAGMVHDFLLLDSLRDTRAANVARTLAVDALRTALRGD
- a CDS encoding NADPH:quinone oxidoreductase, with the protein product MKAVSIKEPGGPEVLEWVEAEDPSPGPGEVVVDVVASALNRADVMQRQGLYPLPPGTSPYPGLEVSGRIGALGEGVTGWQVGDEVCALLTGGGYAQKVAVPAGQLLTVPEGVGLVEAAGLPEVTATVWSNIVMTAGLKAGETLLVHGGVGGVGTMAIQIAKALGARVVTTVGGPGRAARARELGADEAIDHRTDDFAKHGPYDVILDVIGGDYLERNVRSLAADGRLVVIGLQKGLEGSLNLAEIVFKRVSVHGTTLRTRSKEQKAEIVAEVQKNVWPLIENGSVRLVVDRTVSMADAAEGHRLMEAGGHVGKILLLNDESASGESASDGSASDGSASGGSASGEAAEHRHG